One genomic region from Solwaraspora sp. WMMD792 encodes:
- a CDS encoding spermidine synthase, producing the protein MAARFEELDWRQTPMGEISLRRRRDPVVNREVYEVKLGDEYLMSSLFTVAEIELARLALAELSREDLDVVVGGLGLGYTAHAVLRDRRVRSMIVVEALADVIGWHQRGLVPGGEALVADPRCRLVAGDFFALTAAAGPDPAAPGRRFDAVLVDIDHSPGHVLHPSHAAFYRPDGLRHLASHLRPGGVFALWSDDPPEAGFTEALGQVFPQVRTEVVTFRNPLIGSDSANTVYLAQTQARPPGEPGQPPPG; encoded by the coding sequence ATGGCCGCGCGTTTCGAGGAACTTGACTGGCGGCAGACCCCGATGGGCGAGATCAGCCTCCGGCGGCGGCGGGACCCGGTCGTGAACCGCGAGGTGTACGAGGTCAAACTGGGCGACGAGTACCTGATGTCGAGCCTGTTCACCGTCGCCGAGATCGAACTGGCCCGGCTCGCCCTGGCCGAGCTGTCCCGCGAAGACCTCGACGTCGTCGTCGGCGGGCTCGGCCTCGGCTACACCGCCCACGCCGTACTGCGGGATCGTCGGGTCCGGTCGATGATCGTCGTCGAAGCGCTGGCCGACGTCATCGGGTGGCACCAACGCGGTCTGGTGCCGGGTGGAGAGGCGCTGGTCGCGGATCCCCGGTGCCGGTTGGTGGCCGGAGACTTCTTCGCCCTGACCGCCGCGGCCGGCCCCGATCCGGCCGCACCTGGACGACGGTTCGACGCCGTCCTCGTCGACATCGACCACTCCCCCGGGCATGTCCTGCACCCGTCGCACGCCGCCTTCTACCGGCCGGACGGCCTGCGGCACCTGGCCAGCCACCTGCGGCCCGGCGGCGTATTCGCGCTGTGGTCCGACGACCCACCGGAAGCCGGGTTCACCGAAGCGCTCGGCCAGGTGTTCCCGCAGGTCCGCACCGAGGTGGTCACGTTCCGCAACCCGCTGATCGGCAGCGACTCGGCCAACACCGTGTACCTGGCGCAGACCCAGGCACGGCCGCCGGGCGAACCGGGTCAGCCGCCGCCCGGCTGA
- a CDS encoding DUF2690 domain-containing protein — protein sequence MTDQNGHAGTRGSAAGPIGAFVADLEQLRRDAGQPSLRKMAEKAHYSHTALSGVLSGTRLPSLELTLAFVRACDGDEDNWRQRWSQVDALINGAAPPADRPAVREPHVSRRALAATGGIAAVVAAVILVPTAVLDRLGGAVQEPVATSAAVSPAADGADPQQEQCHLDAVSTHTVQVPDRDPTRPPYGSLTLRYSQRCQAAWPLFVSTERVPTGVTIRLSIRRPSDGAVSRFDYPYLVPSQVYSVYGNVLRTFEGCVEVAVEISSADDRAALATASTPCAHPDPTGTPTALQVRDLRIPVAALPIAAQPGGG from the coding sequence ATGACGGATCAAAATGGACACGCCGGCACTCGTGGTTCCGCCGCCGGCCCGATCGGTGCCTTCGTCGCCGATCTGGAACAGCTTCGACGCGACGCCGGGCAGCCCTCGTTGCGCAAGATGGCGGAGAAGGCCCACTACTCGCACACCGCGCTGTCCGGTGTGCTGTCCGGAACCCGGCTGCCCTCGCTGGAGCTGACCTTGGCGTTCGTCCGTGCCTGTGACGGCGACGAGGACAACTGGCGGCAGCGGTGGAGCCAGGTCGACGCACTCATCAACGGTGCCGCGCCACCAGCCGACCGGCCCGCCGTACGCGAGCCGCACGTCTCCCGCCGGGCGCTGGCGGCGACCGGCGGGATCGCGGCTGTCGTCGCTGCGGTGATCCTGGTGCCGACGGCGGTGCTCGACCGGCTCGGCGGGGCGGTGCAGGAACCCGTGGCGACCTCCGCCGCCGTGTCACCGGCGGCGGACGGCGCGGACCCGCAGCAGGAACAGTGCCACCTCGACGCGGTGAGCACGCACACCGTGCAGGTTCCCGACCGGGATCCGACCCGGCCGCCCTACGGCAGCCTCACCCTGCGTTACTCCCAGCGATGCCAGGCGGCCTGGCCGCTCTTCGTCTCCACGGAGCGGGTGCCGACCGGGGTCACCATCCGGCTGTCCATCAGGCGTCCGTCCGACGGGGCCGTCAGTCGGTTCGACTATCCCTATCTGGTGCCGAGCCAGGTGTACAGCGTGTACGGCAACGTCCTGCGGACCTTCGAGGGGTGCGTCGAGGTCGCGGTCGAGATCAGCAGCGCGGACGACCGCGCCGCGTTGGCCACTGCGTCGACCCCGTGCGCCCATCCCGACCCGACCGGCACACCGACCGCCCTGCAGGTCCGCGACCTGCGCATTCCGGTGGCGGCTCTGCCGATCGCCGCTCAGCCGGGCGGCGGCTGA
- a CDS encoding transglycosylase SLT domain-containing protein has product MDPDHLPPASAGGRRRRPRLALGLALLSVVGAVALAVPGTASAAPDSGAVDGTVPASVGEPAATPAPDTVSVNAVGIDLCAQVGYAAGFRGSPLVTAVAVAMAESSCNPSAVGSNGPTAGCPYGSLDRGLWQINNCYHPTVTDTCAYDAQCNANAAYNISSGGSNWQPWSTYNSGVYANHLSAAQAAVNRLGGGGTPGGVTGTILASPWLNVRAGPSTTSAVVGYTYYGSTVTISCYTFGEYVGGGYWPSSTWDRITDPATGATGFAADTWINTTHDVKSMVPSC; this is encoded by the coding sequence ATGGATCCCGATCATCTCCCGCCCGCCTCCGCCGGCGGCCGGCGGCGCCGCCCTCGGCTGGCGCTGGGCCTCGCCCTGCTCTCCGTCGTCGGCGCGGTCGCTCTCGCGGTGCCCGGCACGGCCAGCGCCGCACCGGACAGCGGTGCCGTTGACGGCACCGTCCCGGCCAGCGTCGGCGAGCCGGCCGCCACGCCGGCACCGGACACCGTCAGCGTCAACGCCGTCGGTATCGACCTGTGCGCCCAGGTGGGGTACGCCGCCGGGTTCCGGGGCAGCCCACTGGTCACCGCGGTCGCGGTGGCCATGGCGGAGTCCTCGTGCAACCCGTCGGCGGTCGGCAGCAACGGCCCCACCGCCGGATGCCCCTACGGATCACTGGACCGCGGACTCTGGCAGATCAACAACTGCTACCACCCCACCGTGACCGACACCTGCGCCTACGATGCCCAGTGCAACGCGAACGCCGCGTACAACATCTCCAGCGGTGGCAGCAACTGGCAGCCGTGGTCGACCTACAACAGCGGCGTGTACGCCAACCACCTGTCCGCCGCGCAGGCGGCGGTGAACCGGCTCGGCGGCGGCGGCACGCCGGGCGGCGTGACCGGGACGATCCTGGCCAGCCCGTGGCTCAACGTCCGGGCCGGTCCCAGCACCACGTCCGCCGTCGTCGGATACACCTACTACGGCAGTACGGTGACCATCTCCTGCTACACCTTCGGTGAGTACGTCGGCGGCGGGTACTGGCCGTCATCGACGTGGGACCGGATCACCGATCCGGCCACCGGTGCCACCGGATTCGCCGCGGACACCTGGATCAACACCACCCACGACGTCAAGAGCATGGTGCCGTCCTGCTGA